CGCCGGCGGAGGCGCCATGACTTCCTGGAAGCTCGGCCTCACGGCCACCCTGCTCGCGGCGGCCGCCGGCGCCGCTCCGGCCCCCGCCGTCGCCGGCGACGTCATCCGCGTGAACGGGTCGGGCAGCGCGCTCGACATGCTGAAGCCGCTGGTGCTGGCGTACGCCGCGTCGCACCGCCTGGAGCGGTTCCAGCTCGATCCGCCGCTCGGGAGCTCCGGCGCGATGAAGGCGCTCCTCGGCGGCGCCCTCGACGTCGCGGCCCTGAGCCGGGCCGTCCTGCCGCAGGAGGCCGCCGGCGGCGTGCGCGCCCTCGCGTACGGGCGCACGCCGCTGGTCATCGTCACCCACCGCGAGGTGGCGAGGTCCAGCGTCGACTCGGCCGAGCTGGAGCGCATCTACTCCGGCGCCACGCCCACCTGGCCCGGCGGCGAGCCGATCCGCGTCGTCCTCCGGCCGATGGCCGAGACCAAGACGGCCGTGCTGCGCGGCCTCTCCCCCGGGATGGCGCGGGCCGACGACATCGCCCGCGCGCGCCCGTGGGCGATCGTGGCCGTCACGGACCCGGAGTCGAACGAGCTGGTGGCGAGGACGCCGGGCGCCATCGGCGCGGCCACGCTGACCTCGATCCTGGTCGAGGGGCTCCCCCTGCGCCCCCTGGCGCTGGACGGCGTGCCCGGGACGGTCGAGGCCCTGGCGCAGGGCCGCTACCGGCTGGCCACCGACATCACCCTCGTCACCTCGGCGCGCTCCTCCCCCGAGGCCCTGGCCTTCGTGGAGTTCGCCTGCTCCGCCGAGGGGCGCGCCCTGGCGCGGAAGAGCGGGGTGCTCACGGAGGCGGGCGGGTGCGGGGAGCTCCGATGACCCGGCGCGCGGACGCGATCGCCTCCACGATGACGCTCCTCGCCGGCGCCGTGGCGGCCAGCGTCGTGCTCGGGATCCCCGCGCTCTGGTTCGGGGCCGGCTACCGGGGCGCCGCCGCCGCGCTCGACACGCAGGCGGAGGTGAACGCCCGGGACGCCGGCCGCCTGGTGGTGGCGAACCCGCGGATGTGGATCTACGAGCAGGCCCGGCTCGCCGAGCTGCTCGAGCGGCGGGCGGCGTCCGGCGAGGCCGAGGCGCGGCGGATCCTCGACCTGGCGGGGAAGGTGGTGGCGGAGAGCGCCGACCCGCTGCCGCCGCCCACGCTCCAGCGCCGCCGCCCGATCTACGACGCCGGGGTCGCCGTCGCCCAGGTGGAGGTGGCGCGCTCGCTCCGGCCGCTCCTGCTCGAGACGGGCCTGGCGCTGGCGGGGGCGCTGCTGGCCGCCGCGCTCGCCTTCGCGGCGCTCCGGACCATCCCGCTGCGCGCCGTCCGCCACGCCTACGCGGCGCTCGAGGAGAGCGAGGCCCGGTACCGCACCCTCTACGGCTCGATGGCGGAGGGGCTGGCGCTGCACGGCGTCGTCCGGGACCGGGGCGGGGCCGCGGTGGGGTTCTCGGTGCTGGACGTGAACCCGGCCTTCTCGCGGATGCTCGGGGGCGACGCCGGCGCGCTCGTCGGCGCGGACGGCGCCTCGCTCCTCGGCGGCGCGCTCGCGCCGCACGTCCCGGACCTCCTGCGCGTGGCCGAGACGCAGGAGCCCCACGCCTTCGAGCTCACCGTGGCGGAGCCCGCGCGCACGCTGCACGTCTCGGCGTTCTCGCCGCGCCGGGATCGCGTGGCGACGCTGGTCGAGGACGTCACCGACCGCCGCCAGGCGGAGGCGGCGCGGCGCCAGCTCCAGGAGCACCTCGCGCACGCCCAGCGGCTGGAGTCCGTCGGCCGCCTCGCCGGCGGCGTGGCCCACGACTTCAACAACATCCTGACGGTCATCCTCTCCTACGCGCGGGCGCTCACCGAGGAGCTGAGGGGCGAGCAGCGGGACCACGCCGAGGAGATCGCGCGCGCGGGGCAGCGCGGCGCGGCGCTGACGCGCCAGCTCCTCACCTTCAGCCGCAAGCAGGTGCTGAGCCCGGAGGTGCTGCGAGTCGAGGACGTCCTCGCCAGCTTCTCGAGGATGATCGGCCGGCTCCTCGGGGACGACGTCCGGCTCTCGATGGAGGTCGCGCCCGGCGTGGGCCGCGTCCGCATGGACCCGGCGCAGCTCGAGCAGGCGCTGGTGAACCTGGCGGTGAACGCGCGCGACGCCATGCCCGGCGGCGGCCAGCTCCTCATCCGGGCCGGCGACGCCGAGCTCGGCCCGGCGGAGGCGGAGCGCGCCGGCCTGCCGGCGGGTCCCTACGTCGCCATCTCCGTCACCGACACCGGCACGGGCATGGACGCCGCCACGCTGAGCCGCGTCTTCGAGCCGTTCTTCACGACCAAGCCCAAGGGGAAGGGCACCGGCCTCGGCCTCGCCATGGTCCTCGGCGCCGTCGAGCAGGGCGGGGGCCGCGTCGGCGTGGCGAGCGCGCCGGGCGCGGGCACCACCTTCACGCTCCACCTGCCGCGCGTGCCGGGCGAGGCGGCGCGGGCGACCCCGGCGCCGGCCCGCGCCGGCGCGGTCCCCGGCGGGCACGGCGAGCGCGTCCTGCTGGTGGACGACGAGCCCCAGCTCCGCGCGGCGGTCCGGCTCTTCCTCACCGGGGGCGGCTACCAGGTGATCGAGGCGGCCAGCGGCGACGAGGGGCTGGCGGCCTTCCGGGCGAGCGGGGACGCGATCGACCTCGTGCTCACGGACCTCGTGATGCCGGGCACGAGCGGCGTGGCGCTCGGGCGCGCCGTCGCCGAGCTCCGCCCCGTGCCCGTCCTCTACATGTCGGGCTACAGCGAGGAGGTCGCGTCCGGCCAGGAGGCGCTCCCGCCCGAGCGCTTCCTGCAGAAGCCGTTCGAGCGCGAGGTCCTGCTGGAGCGGGTCCACCGCGCGCTGGCGGCGCACCGGGACGCCGCCATGGGCCGCGCCTCCTAGCCCCCGGACGGCCGCGCCGTCGCGCCGGGGAGTGCGGCGGCGAGGGCCCGCGCCGCCGCCGCCGGATCGGGCGCGTCGCGCAGGGGC
The genomic region above belongs to Anaeromyxobacter diazotrophicus and contains:
- a CDS encoding ATP-binding protein produces the protein MTRRADAIASTMTLLAGAVAASVVLGIPALWFGAGYRGAAAALDTQAEVNARDAGRLVVANPRMWIYEQARLAELLERRAASGEAEARRILDLAGKVVAESADPLPPPTLQRRRPIYDAGVAVAQVEVARSLRPLLLETGLALAGALLAAALAFAALRTIPLRAVRHAYAALEESEARYRTLYGSMAEGLALHGVVRDRGGAAVGFSVLDVNPAFSRMLGGDAGALVGADGASLLGGALAPHVPDLLRVAETQEPHAFELTVAEPARTLHVSAFSPRRDRVATLVEDVTDRRQAEAARRQLQEHLAHAQRLESVGRLAGGVAHDFNNILTVILSYARALTEELRGEQRDHAEEIARAGQRGAALTRQLLTFSRKQVLSPEVLRVEDVLASFSRMIGRLLGDDVRLSMEVAPGVGRVRMDPAQLEQALVNLAVNARDAMPGGGQLLIRAGDAELGPAEAERAGLPAGPYVAISVTDTGTGMDAATLSRVFEPFFTTKPKGKGTGLGLAMVLGAVEQGGGRVGVASAPGAGTTFTLHLPRVPGEAARATPAPARAGAVPGGHGERVLLVDDEPQLRAAVRLFLTGGGYQVIEAASGDEGLAAFRASGDAIDLVLTDLVMPGTSGVALGRAVAELRPVPVLYMSGYSEEVASGQEALPPERFLQKPFEREVLLERVHRALAAHRDAAMGRAS
- a CDS encoding substrate-binding domain-containing protein; translation: MTSWKLGLTATLLAAAAGAAPAPAVAGDVIRVNGSGSALDMLKPLVLAYAASHRLERFQLDPPLGSSGAMKALLGGALDVAALSRAVLPQEAAGGVRALAYGRTPLVIVTHREVARSSVDSAELERIYSGATPTWPGGEPIRVVLRPMAETKTAVLRGLSPGMARADDIARARPWAIVAVTDPESNELVARTPGAIGAATLTSILVEGLPLRPLALDGVPGTVEALAQGRYRLATDITLVTSARSSPEALAFVEFACSAEGRALARKSGVLTEAGGCGELR